In Burkholderiales bacterium, the following are encoded in one genomic region:
- the rplD gene encoding 50S ribosomal protein L4: protein MELKLIKEKGKPSTIEASDVLFGREFNEALVHQVVTAYLANARAGTRAQKGRSDVAKSTRKPWRQKGTGRARAGMASSPLWRGGGKIFPNLPDENFSQKVNKKMYRAGMCSILSQLAREGRLSVVEDFSVQAPKTKLLVQKLKSMGFENVMIITDNLDENLYLSSRNLPNICVIKPGQTDPVSLIRFHNVLMTKGAVQKIEELLT from the coding sequence ATGGAACTTAAGCTGATCAAAGAAAAAGGCAAGCCGTCCACCATCGAGGCTTCTGACGTCCTGTTCGGGCGCGAATTTAACGAGGCACTGGTGCATCAGGTGGTGACCGCTTACCTCGCCAATGCCAGAGCCGGGACGCGCGCGCAGAAAGGGCGCAGCGACGTTGCCAAGTCGACGCGCAAGCCATGGCGCCAGAAGGGCACGGGTCGTGCACGCGCCGGAATGGCATCCAGCCCGCTATGGCGCGGGGGCGGCAAGATTTTTCCCAATCTGCCCGACGAAAATTTCAGCCAGAAAGTAAATAAAAAAATGTACCGCGCCGGAATGTGCTCGATTTTGTCGCAGCTGGCGCGCGAAGGCCGCCTTTCGGTCGTCGAGGATTTCAGCGTGCAGGCGCCAAAGACCAAGCTCCTGGTGCAGAAATTAAAAAGCATGGGGTTTGAAAACGTGATGATCATTACCGACAACTTGGATGAGAATCTCTACTTGTCATCGCGCAACTTGCCAAATATATGCGTGATCAAGCCCGGCCAAACCGACCCCGTGAGCCTGATTCGCTTCCACAACGTACTGATGACCAAAGGCGCGGTACAAAAAATCGAGGAGCTGCTGACATGA